A part of Rhinatrema bivittatum chromosome 16, aRhiBiv1.1, whole genome shotgun sequence genomic DNA contains:
- the LOC115077286 gene encoding extracellular calcium-sensing receptor-like codes for MVLPIFLSLLLVSPSPARDPQAGCRLPQQKVRAFVRRGDIVLGGIIIVHWKHSSPATNFREKPSQISCEEFQVRSYREVLVVAFAVHEINANPDILPNITLGFKILDSCLSKMLAVANTLSLLSGTEEPVPSYHCSSKSIVPGVVGESFSDITIPIARLLGVYKIPQISYGSSNVMLSNKHLFPSFFRTVPPDLAEAYAIPRLLKHFGWSWVGIIASDNDYGVQGSQMLQTEIERSGGCIEFLERIPVYLSQERVNQIVEVIKVSSANIIVVYCHIGFVVPVFEEVAKLNIRGKVWVGATSFIITPDLFAKDTWLSLNGTIALALHVGEIPEFKEFVHTIHPSTSTDDIFIKPFWEKAFECKWRENNATQNGTVDRNEKLFCSGQEKVHQLDPALFELDNLRYTYNAYLAVYAYAHALHNLVSCQDGAEFPSNGSCVSIEEIQPHQVLQHLRNVHFMTRSGEEFFFDKNGDPPAMYDILNWKIFHNGTYTCTTVGNFDYTAPRGQEVTVNGSTLIWNSIYSTVPESICSTECLPGFRRASREGEPICCFDCIPCADGEITNQTETTYCQKCPDDQWPNEKRDTCIPRIIEFLSYEEPLGAILSAISTLCSLITVSILGIFVKYKDTPIVKANNRELSYLLLLSLVFCFLCSLLFIGRPMKVTCMLRQTAFGVIFSLCVSCILAKTITVVVAFNATKPGSKLKKWVGIRTSNYLVPLCSIIQLILCLIWLGTAPPFSNVNMESAKKIIIQCSEGSIELFYAMLGYLGFLACISFIVAFLARNLPDSFNEAKYITFSLLVFVSVWISFIPAYLSTRGKYMVAVEVFAILASSIGLLGCIFFPKVYIILLKPDRNTKDFLLGKGNIKCRLK; via the exons ATTTCAAGTGAGATCATACAGGGAGGTGTTGGTAGTGGCCTTCGCTGTCCATGAGATAAATGCGAATCCTGACATCTTGCCAAATATTACCTTGGGTTTCAAGATTCTTGACTCCTGTCTATCAAAAATGTTGGCTGTGGCCAATACCCTATCTCTGTTATCAGGAACCGAGGAACCTGTGCCAAGCTATCACTGCAGCTCCAAATCCATTGTACCAGGTGTGGTAGGAGAATCATTTTCTGACATCACAATTCCGATCGCACGGCTACTGGGAGTTTACAAAATTCCACAG ATTAGCTATGGATCCAGTAATGTCATGCTTAGCAACAAACACCTTTTTCCATCCTTTTTCCGCACTGTTCCTCCTGACCTGGCAGAGGCTTATGCCATACCTCGTCTACTGAAACATTTTGGTTGGTCCTGGGTTGGGATTATAGCCTCAGATAATGACTACGGAGTCCAGGGAAGTCAGATGCTACAGACTGAGATAGAAAGATCTGGAGGCTGCATTGAATTCTTAGAAAGAATTCCTGTTTACCTCTCCCAAGAAAGAGTAAATCAGATTGTAGAAGTGATAaaggtgtcatctgcaaatattaTTGTAGTGTACTGCCACATTGGTTTTGTGGTGCCAGTATTTGAGGAAGTTGCTAAACTGAACATCCGAGGGAAAGTCTGGGTTGGCGCCACTTCCTTTATCATCACTCCTGACTTGTTTGCTAAAGATACCTGGCTGTCATTGAATGGTACCATAGCACTAGCCCTTCACGTTGGAGAAATACCTGAATTCAAGGAGTTTGTGCACACCATTCACCCTTCAACCTCCACTGATGACATCTTCATTAAACCCTTCTGGGAAAAAGCGTTTGAGTGTAAATGGAGAGAGAATAATGCAACCCAAAATGGCACAGTGGACAGAAATGAAAAATTGTTTTGCAGTGGTCAAGAGAAAGTACATCAACTGGACCCTGCCCTGTTCGAATTAGACAATCTGAGATATACATACAATGCTTACCTGGCTGTATATGCTTATGCACACGCCCTACATAATCTGGTCTCATGCCAAGATGGTGCTGAGTTTCCATCCAATGGGTCTTGTGTTAGCATCGAGGAAATTCAACCACaccag GTCCTACagcacctcagaaatgtccattTTATGACCAGATCTGGTGAGGAGTTTTTTTTTGACAAGAATGGTGACCCTCCAGCCATGTATGACATCCTCAACTGGAAGATATTTCACAATGGGACTTACACATGTACAACAGTGGGGAATTTTGATTACACAGCACCTCGAGGTCAGGAGGTCACTGTAAATGGAAGCACTCTTATCTGGAATTCCATCTACTCTACG GTGCCAGAATCAATCTGCAGTACTGAATGCTTGCCCGGGTTCAGAAGAGCCTCTAGGGAAGGAGAGCCCATCTGCTGTTTTGACTGTATCCCATGTGCCGATGGAGAAATCACTAATCAGACTG AAACTACTTATTGTCAAAAATGCCCAGATGATCAATGGCCCAACGAAAAGCGAGATACCTGTATTCCACGGATCATTGAATTCTTATCTTATGAAGAACCCTTGGGTGCCATACTTTCTGCCATATCTACTCTCTGCTCCTTGATTACTGTTTCAATTTTAGGAATTTTTGTTAAATACAAGGATACTCCAATAGTCAAAGCCAACAATCGAGAACTCAGTTACCTTCTCCTCTTATCTCTTGTGTTCTGCTTCCTCTGTTCCTTGTTATTCATTGGACGTCCCATGAAAGTAACTTGTATGCTCCGGCAAACTGCATTTGGTGTTATTTTCTCTTTATGTGTCTCATGCATTTTGGCCAAAACCATTACAGTAGTTGTTGCCTTCAATGCCACAAAACCCGGCAGTAAGCTAAAGAAATGGGTAGGCATCAGGACATCAAACTATCTTGTCCCTCTTTGCTCAATAATTCAACTTATTTTATGTCTTATTTGGTTGGGGACGGCTCCTCCTTTCTCAAATGTTAACATGGAATCAGCAAAGAAAATCATAATACAGTGTTCTGAAGGGTCAATTGAGCTGTTTTATGCCATGCTGGGATACCTGGGCTTCTTGGCCTGTATCAGTTTCATTGTAGCCTTCCTGGCCCGAAATTTACCTGATAGCTTCAATGAGGCCAAATACATCACATTCAGTTTGCTGGTGTTTGTGAGTGTCTGGATCTCCTTTATCCCGGCCTACCTGAGCACGAGAGGGAAGTACATGGTGGCAGTGGAAGTCTTCGCAATCCTGGCTTCTAGCATTGGACTGCTCGGCTGTATATTTTTCCCCAAGGTTTATATCATCCTACTGAAGCCAGATAGGAATACTAAAGACTTTTTGCTTGGGAAAGGAAATATCAAATGCAGACTGAAATAA